One Platichthys flesus chromosome 14, fPlaFle2.1, whole genome shotgun sequence genomic region harbors:
- the rgs20 gene encoding regulator of G-protein signaling 20 isoform X2, with the protein MGSERMEMRKRQMSVQQESAAGGTAPAQQGQPGQANPRASNACCFCWCCCCSCSWNEDRDERNRKASYDAKEGTSDCEDCPMPTLEEVRCWGQSFDKLMSCPAGRNSFRQFLRTEFSEENMLFWLACEEFSKEANKSTVEEKARVIYEDYISILSPKEVSLDSRVRESINRNMQEPNMQTFDDAQLQIYTLMQRDSYPRFMNSSAYKNLLNTLSEQSPES; encoded by the exons aTGGGATCAGAGCGGATGGAGATGCGAAAGAGGCAGATGTCGGTGCAGCAGGAGTCGGCAGCGGGGGGAACTGCACCGGCTCAGCAGGGCCAGCCGGGCCAGGCCAATCCACGGGCCTCAAATGCTTGTTGcttctgctggtgctgctgctgtagctgctcCTG GAATGAAGACCGGGATGAAAGGAACCGCAAAGCATCTTATGACGCCAAGGAAGGGACCTCAGACTGTGAAGACTG CCCTATGCCCACGTTGGAAGAGGTGCGCTGCTGGGGGCAGTCGTTTGACAAGCTGATGAGTTGCCCAGCGGGGAGGAACTCCTTCAGACAGTTCCTCCGCACCGAGTTCAGCGAGGAGAACATGCTCTTCTGGTTGGCCTGCGAGGAGTTCAGCAAGGAGGCCAACAAGAGCACGGTGGAGGAGAAGGCTCGGGTCATCTACGAGGACTACATCTCTATTCTCTCACCTAAAGAG GTGAGCCTCGACTCCCGGGTGCGCGAGTCCATCAACAGGAACATGCAGGAGCCCAACATGCAGACGTTCGACGACGCCCAGCTGCAGATCTACACCCTAATGCAAAGAGACTCGTACCCGCGCTTCATGAACTCCTCGGCCTACAAAAACCTGCTCAACACTCTGTCAGAGCAGTCCCCTGAATCATAG